In Scomber japonicus isolate fScoJap1 chromosome 7, fScoJap1.pri, whole genome shotgun sequence, one genomic interval encodes:
- the rxfp3.2b gene encoding relaxin family peptide receptor 3.2b, translating into MQLNETGVQTLAPEPCEQQILQEDNAGNCSGGSTSNLSLHCWLQLLSRESIMEFQGDSSSVGVRVMIACVYSIVCALGLVGNTLALYLLHSRNRQNQSSINCFVMGLAITDLQFVLTLPFWAVDTALDFRWPFGRVMCKIISSVTTMNMYASVFFLTAMSVARYYSISSALKMHSRQAAAARAKWTSLGIWVVSLLATLPHAIYSTSAQVSDEELCLVRFPDSGTWDPQLLLGLYQLQKVLLGFLIPLIIITVCYLLLLRFILSRRIAGAAGPEVEQGRQNRRSKVTKSIVIVVLSFFLCWLPNQALTLWGVLIKFDLVPFSNAFYNAQAYAFPLTVCLAHTNSCLNPVLYCLIRREFRAGLKEILFRTTPSFRSLTHLLRRKAKVAEAPPVLVLVQMDV; encoded by the coding sequence ATGCAGCTGAATGAGACTGGAGTTCAAACACTGGCTCCAGAGCCATGTGAGCAGCAAATACTTCAGGAGGACAATGCTGGAAATTGTAGTGGAGGCTCCACCAGCAACCTGTCGCTGCATTGCTGGCTGCAGCTCCTCAGCAGGGAATCTATCATGGAATTTCAAGGAGACAGCTCTAGTGTGGGGGTGCGTGTGATGATAGCATGTGTCTACTCCATAGTCTGTGCTCTTGGGCTGGTAGGAAACACACTGGCTCTGTATCTGCTGCACTCACGTAACAGGCAGAATCAATCATCCATCAACTGCTTTGTGATGGGACTGGCTATCACAGATCTACAGTTTGTTCTGACCTTGCCTTTCTGGGCAGTGGACACAGCCCTGGACTTCCGCTGGCCATTTGGTCGTGTGATGTGTAAAATCATCAGCTCTGTCACCACCATGAACATGTATGCCAGCGTTTTCTTCCTCACAGCTATGAGTGTGGCACGCTATTATTCTATCTCTTCTGCACTCAAGATGCACAGCAGGCAAGCAGCAGCGGCCAGGGCCAAGTGGACAAGCCTGGGCATTTGGGTTGTATCTCTGCTGGCCACATTGCCTCATGCCATCTACTCCACAAGCGCCCAGGTATCAGATGAGGAACTTTGCCTTGTGCGCTTCCCAGACTCAGGCACCTGGGATCCACAGCTTCTTTTGGGTCTATACCAGCTGCAAAAGGTCCTGCTGGGCTTCCTTATTCCTCTGATCATAATAACTGTTTGCTACCTGCTTCTACTGCGCTTCATTCTCAGCCGACGTATTGCAGGTGCTGCGGGCCCAGAGGTGGAGCAGGGCCGGCAAAATCGTCGTTCCAAGGTGACCAAATCCATTGTCATCGTagttctgtccttctttctgtgcTGGCTTCCCAATCAGGCGCTGACACTCTGGGGAGTGCTCATAAAATTTGACCTTGTGCCCTTCAGTAATGCTTTCTACAACGCACAGGCCTATGCCTTCCccctgactgtgtgtttggcaCACACCAACAGCTGCCTCAACCCTGTGCTCTACTGCCTGATACGCCGGGAGTTTCGAGCAGGTCTCAAAGAGATTCTCTTCCGCACCACACCATCTTTCAGGAGCCTGACTCATCTGCTACGTCGCAAGGCCAAAGTTGCGGAGGCACCACCTGTTCTGGTGCTGGTACAGATGGATGTCTGA